In one Mucilaginibacter ginsenosidivorax genomic region, the following are encoded:
- a CDS encoding sigma-54 interaction domain-containing protein — MMNSESAVISSNKNPGILQPGADELPIHEKNTEQLLSINRKMAMVADKAKLSIAIRGIFIHTTQIKKYYVSIFDPERTSLNTYLFDFGPGFVNLPQLETLLSVKSLKDGIIDRIMRSAGPLQFDTDRLVRSGQAPSYVQLWKQTGLKKVIASNLIYGGEPMGIIWIEPHLMNIKLAEALCIPVAAAISNILAKQKIQTQTQEIFNLKQNLENENLHPPAQMQSMTNYGEIVGSSESMRAVYQLVSKVAKTQSTVLIMGETGTGKELIARAVHKASIRKEKTMIKINCAALPPNLIESELFGHERGSFTGATERRIGKFELANKSTLFLDEVGELPLELQAKLLRALQEKEIERVGGQAVIKIDVRIIAATNRDLMLEVQKGNFRSDLYFRLNIFPIVMPPLRTRKEDIANLANYFLHKYAPRSLKKLPAFSSKVLKQLTAYSWPGNVRELEHLIERSIVLTPGAVINQINLPGISEDGTARGNVGSHIKTIDEVEREHIIAVLKYCNGKVAGIGGAAEVLKIPSTTLNSKIRRLNIKKEHRLK, encoded by the coding sequence ATGATGAATTCGGAATCCGCTGTTATTAGTTCCAATAAGAATCCGGGGATTCTGCAACCTGGCGCCGACGAATTGCCAATTCATGAAAAAAATACAGAGCAGTTACTTTCGATCAACAGAAAAATGGCGATGGTGGCAGACAAGGCCAAGTTATCCATTGCAATACGGGGCATATTCATACATACAACTCAAATAAAAAAGTACTACGTAAGTATTTTTGACCCGGAAAGGACTTCTTTAAATACTTATCTTTTCGATTTTGGACCTGGTTTCGTCAATCTTCCACAGCTTGAAACGCTTTTATCGGTAAAATCTTTAAAAGATGGCATTATTGATCGTATAATGCGGTCTGCCGGCCCACTTCAATTTGATACCGATCGATTGGTCAGATCTGGGCAGGCCCCATCTTATGTGCAATTATGGAAGCAGACAGGGTTAAAAAAAGTTATTGCCTCAAACTTAATCTATGGAGGCGAACCAATGGGCATTATATGGATAGAGCCGCACTTGATGAACATTAAGTTAGCGGAGGCTCTTTGCATACCCGTTGCGGCTGCTATTTCAAATATACTTGCCAAACAAAAAATACAAACCCAAACACAGGAAATTTTCAACTTAAAACAAAACCTGGAAAATGAAAACTTACATCCGCCTGCGCAGATGCAAAGTATGACTAATTATGGGGAGATAGTGGGTTCTTCCGAATCGATGCGAGCAGTATATCAACTGGTTTCAAAAGTGGCAAAAACACAGAGCACTGTACTCATCATGGGTGAAACCGGCACTGGAAAAGAGTTGATTGCACGGGCGGTGCATAAAGCTTCTATCAGAAAAGAAAAGACCATGATTAAAATCAATTGTGCCGCGCTGCCCCCAAACCTGATAGAAAGCGAGTTATTTGGGCACGAGCGCGGAAGCTTTACCGGAGCAACAGAACGCAGGATAGGTAAATTTGAACTCGCTAATAAAAGCACACTCTTTTTGGATGAAGTTGGCGAATTGCCGCTTGAATTGCAGGCAAAACTTTTACGGGCGTTGCAGGAAAAGGAAATTGAAAGGGTTGGTGGGCAAGCTGTCATTAAGATCGATGTAAGGATAATAGCAGCCACCAACCGCGACTTGATGCTGGAAGTGCAAAAGGGAAATTTTAGAAGCGATCTTTATTTCCGGCTTAATATTTTCCCGATAGTTATGCCTCCATTGCGGACAAGAAAAGAAGACATAGCCAACCTTGCAAACTATTTTTTGCATAAATATGCTCCCCGAAGCTTAAAAAAACTGCCTGCATTTTCGAGTAAGGTTTTAAAACAATTAACAGCCTACAGCTGGCCCGGAAACGTTAGGGAATTGGAGCACCTGATTGAAAGGTCGATTGTGTTAACCCCTGGTGCTGTTATTAATCAAATTAACTTACCTGGTATATCTGAAGATGGCACAGCCCGCGGCAACGTGGGGAGCCATATAAAAACGATTGACGAAGTTGAGCGGGAGCATATTATTGCGGTTTTAAAATATTGTAACGGTAAGGTGGCAGGAATAGGCGGAGCTGCAGAAGTTTTAAAAATACCCTCGACAACGCTCAATTCTAAAATAAGAAGATTGAACATAAAAAAAGAGCACCGATTGAAGTGA
- a CDS encoding tetratricopeptide repeat-containing sensor histidine kinase, whose protein sequence is MDSAFTQFNKAMKLSELLHSEKWNNESLRVRGQAYLKQRDLVRGRADFMMVINREIQAGRPKDEARTWMRLGLALQSNDTASYKVRREALQTAYTQLKKLNDIFNQLETLRAIADADLNLHRLSLAETEYLQIVSQSKILHYKHLFYIYSSLGDLNKLRGDLRTVLYYRIEAVKTLEDPTDIYRQKLAYYKLGQIYFELNQFDKSRAFYQKALAYKKSAVNVDYRLYMAYTRTLIALNRSGEALEFLKLKAKSLPPTLLPENRMIIKSLALCYTALGQFNQAEKCHLQTLSIDDQIFKAEMYLDVQNYVADYNDICDFLIKFKQYKKAEAFMGKFFRLNQSMVNPIALSHAYLVKFKIDSASGNYFSAINNLQRHNLLNDSLFNDTKSNQISELQIRYETAQKEKSIMILQSQGQKQHVALQKLNLERNLVLCSVLVLLVITGLVYNGFRRNKKNSLKLQRQQTEINLQNISLHELNNKQQLLLNEKEWLIREIHHRVKNNLQTTISLLNMQTAYLSNIDAIDAINSSQRRMHAMVLVHQELYHSANLASINMKVYIRELVNYLGESFERSGEIKFDLLTEAIQLDLAMAIPIGLIINEAVTNCIMYAFPDSKSGTITIKFTIGVNDDFILSVSDNGIGLPKSINHETTRSLGLNLIKGLTDQIQGSLEIQGLHGMQITITFKNIK, encoded by the coding sequence ATGGATAGCGCGTTTACACAGTTTAATAAGGCAATGAAACTAAGTGAGTTACTACATTCAGAGAAATGGAATAATGAAAGCCTCAGGGTACGCGGGCAGGCTTACCTCAAACAACGAGATTTGGTACGTGGTCGGGCAGATTTCATGATGGTGATCAATAGGGAAATACAGGCCGGCAGGCCAAAGGATGAGGCGCGTACGTGGATGCGGTTAGGGCTGGCTTTGCAAAGCAATGATACCGCCAGTTATAAGGTTAGACGCGAGGCCCTGCAAACGGCATACACCCAGTTAAAAAAACTAAACGATATTTTTAACCAACTGGAAACATTAAGAGCTATTGCCGATGCAGACCTTAACCTACACAGACTTAGCCTCGCAGAAACTGAATATCTGCAAATTGTATCCCAGTCAAAGATCTTACACTACAAGCATCTTTTTTATATATACAGCTCGCTGGGAGATTTAAATAAGCTACGCGGAGATTTAAGAACGGTTTTATACTACAGGATAGAGGCCGTTAAAACCTTAGAAGATCCTACAGATATTTACCGGCAAAAACTGGCATACTACAAACTTGGGCAAATTTATTTTGAACTCAATCAATTTGATAAGAGCCGTGCTTTTTACCAAAAAGCGCTCGCCTACAAAAAAAGCGCGGTAAATGTTGATTATCGCTTATACATGGCCTATACACGCACACTAATTGCTTTAAACAGAAGCGGCGAAGCATTAGAGTTTTTGAAATTAAAAGCCAAAAGCTTACCCCCTACTTTACTGCCAGAAAATCGAATGATAATCAAGTCCTTAGCTTTGTGTTATACCGCGCTGGGGCAGTTTAACCAGGCCGAAAAATGTCACCTCCAAACACTCAGCATCGATGATCAGATCTTTAAGGCAGAAATGTATCTTGATGTGCAGAACTACGTGGCCGACTACAACGACATCTGCGATTTTTTAATAAAATTCAAGCAATACAAAAAAGCAGAAGCTTTCATGGGCAAATTCTTTCGATTAAACCAAAGTATGGTAAACCCTATTGCCCTCAGTCATGCCTACCTTGTAAAATTTAAAATTGATTCAGCCTCGGGCAACTACTTCTCCGCCATCAATAATCTCCAACGGCATAATCTATTGAACGATTCACTTTTTAACGATACCAAAAGCAACCAGATCTCTGAATTGCAAATAAGATATGAAACTGCTCAAAAAGAAAAATCGATAATGATCTTGCAAAGCCAGGGCCAAAAACAACACGTTGCTTTGCAAAAATTAAATCTTGAGAGAAACCTGGTACTGTGCAGCGTTTTGGTATTGCTGGTTATTACCGGCTTGGTGTACAACGGCTTTCGCCGCAACAAAAAAAACAGTCTTAAGCTTCAACGTCAGCAAACTGAGATAAACCTGCAAAACATTTCATTGCATGAGCTTAACAATAAACAACAGTTACTGCTTAATGAAAAGGAATGGCTTATTCGTGAAATACACCATCGTGTAAAAAACAACCTGCAAACCACCATAAGTTTGCTTAACATGCAAACAGCCTATCTTTCTAATATTGATGCCATAGATGCCATAAACAGTAGTCAACGCCGGATGCACGCTATGGTACTTGTTCATCAGGAGTTATATCACTCTGCAAACCTGGCATCCATTAATATGAAGGTGTATATCCGGGAGCTTGTAAATTACCTGGGAGAAAGCTTCGAACGATCTGGTGAAATTAAATTCGATTTACTTACAGAGGCTATTCAACTTGATCTTGCAATGGCAATACCTATTGGGCTAATCATCAATGAAGCAGTTACAAATTGCATTATGTATGCTTTCCCTGATAGTAAAAGTGGTACAATTACTATAAAATTCACAATTGGTGTTAATGATGACTTCATTTTATCCGTGTCAGATAACGGCATCGGTTTACCAAAATCTATAAACCATGAAACAACGCGATCTTTAGGTTTAAACCTGATTAAAGGATTGACAGACCAAATACAGGGCAGTTTAGAAATTCAAGGTTTGCATGGGATGCAGATAACGATAACGTTCAAAAATATCAAATAA
- a CDS encoding sigma 54-interacting response regulator: MEGKILIVEDEFIIASDLRMILERAGYEIAGIASSVSKALEIISLKKPAWVFLDIYLIGKLTGIDLANQLVEMRIPFIYVSANSNQSVLELAKATKPYGFLVKPFREKDVLVTLDVAKYRHEHDLEAKLLRETMLQDDVMRVLAGVGSKNEKLLKIISSLQQYIPFDFFLICWKGEEEQVVDGLGFYKKNEQDFELIDKNEFVERSGKSTEESNSWNKYVTPDSKSVLLKSHDFSKMCRTYKMDKQIALAFNLQSILAKSIPISDSKILTFSFYGRATDAFTPDQSALLNRLNLLLIKICDCIPNLADFIELKSIAKVTTTGDLKSIEKSLTKLGTDETLGLIGNSPNFKAIKDKLSTVASFDISVLLLGESGTGKEKIARAIHKLSPRANKPMIKVNCAAIPATLIESELFGHEKGAFTGAVDLRIGKFEQAIGGTIFLDEIGELPLDMQVKLLCVLQEREIVRLGSNKVIKTDVRVIAATNLNLEKAIAEGKFRLDLYYRLNGFPIWLPPLRERKEDIPQLVAYFLLYLSDKMGKKLQKVSTQAMDDLIGYPWPGNIRELENLIERSIVLNEGDTIKYIDLPIISTTGTSPVQVNSSVKTIKEMERDYIMEVLKKCNGKVSGPGGAAELLDIPPNTLVAKIKKLGIVKNYL; the protein is encoded by the coding sequence ATGGAAGGTAAAATACTTATTGTTGAAGACGAATTTATCATAGCCAGCGATCTGCGAATGATCCTGGAGCGGGCCGGATATGAAATAGCCGGCATTGCCTCTTCTGTGTCTAAGGCGCTGGAGATCATCAGTCTCAAAAAACCGGCCTGGGTATTTTTAGATATTTATTTAATTGGTAAATTAACCGGCATAGATCTGGCCAACCAGCTTGTTGAAATGCGGATTCCCTTCATTTACGTTTCGGCAAACTCCAATCAAAGTGTTCTGGAACTGGCAAAGGCCACCAAGCCATACGGTTTCCTGGTGAAACCGTTTCGTGAAAAAGATGTGTTGGTTACGCTTGATGTTGCAAAATACCGGCATGAGCATGACCTGGAAGCAAAACTTCTTCGTGAAACAATGCTGCAAGACGATGTAATGCGTGTACTTGCAGGTGTAGGTAGCAAAAATGAAAAATTGTTAAAAATCATTTCATCATTGCAACAATACATTCCTTTTGATTTCTTTTTGATATGCTGGAAAGGTGAGGAAGAACAGGTAGTTGACGGTTTAGGATTTTATAAGAAAAACGAACAGGATTTTGAACTTATAGACAAAAACGAATTTGTTGAACGGAGCGGAAAATCAACTGAAGAAAGTAACTCCTGGAATAAATATGTAACGCCGGACTCTAAAAGCGTTTTACTAAAATCACATGATTTTAGTAAAATGTGCAGAACATATAAAATGGATAAGCAAATTGCTTTAGCTTTTAATCTGCAATCCATATTGGCTAAGTCGATACCCATTAGCGATTCGAAAATATTAACTTTTTCGTTTTATGGCAGGGCTACAGATGCGTTTACCCCGGATCAGAGCGCTTTATTAAACAGGCTAAATCTATTGCTGATCAAAATTTGTGATTGTATCCCTAACCTTGCCGATTTTATCGAACTAAAATCAATCGCAAAAGTTACTACTACCGGGGATCTTAAAAGCATAGAAAAAAGCTTGACCAAATTAGGGACTGATGAAACACTTGGCCTTATAGGCAATAGCCCTAATTTTAAAGCGATAAAGGACAAGCTAAGCACAGTAGCCTCTTTTGATATATCGGTACTTTTACTTGGTGAAAGCGGCACCGGAAAAGAAAAGATAGCCCGCGCAATTCATAAGCTATCCCCAAGGGCAAACAAGCCTATGATAAAAGTTAACTGCGCGGCCATACCGGCTACTTTAATTGAATCTGAATTATTCGGGCATGAAAAAGGGGCATTTACCGGTGCTGTTGATTTGAGAATAGGTAAGTTTGAGCAAGCCATAGGCGGCACTATTTTTTTAGATGAAATAGGCGAATTACCGCTTGATATGCAGGTGAAATTACTATGTGTACTGCAGGAGCGCGAAATTGTGAGGCTAGGCAGTAATAAGGTGATCAAAACTGATGTAAGGGTCATTGCTGCCACGAATTTAAATTTAGAGAAAGCTATTGCCGAAGGCAAATTCAGGCTTGATTTATACTATCGCCTTAACGGCTTCCCCATATGGCTTCCCCCGCTGCGGGAACGAAAAGAAGATATACCGCAATTGGTTGCCTATTTTTTATTGTATCTATCAGACAAAATGGGTAAAAAACTTCAAAAAGTATCAACCCAGGCTATGGACGATCTGATTGGCTACCCGTGGCCAGGTAACATTCGTGAATTAGAAAACCTGATAGAAAGGAGCATCGTACTCAATGAAGGAGATACCATTAAGTATATTGATCTGCCCATTATTTCAACTACCGGAACGTCGCCGGTGCAGGTAAATAGCTCCGTTAAAACGATAAAAGAAATGGAAAGAGACTACATCATGGAGGTCCTTAAGAAATGTAATGGCAAAGTATCTGGCCCGGGTGGTGCAGCCGAATTGTTAGACATTCCTCCTAATACGCTGGTCGCTAAGATCAAGAAATTAGGGATCGTCAAAAACTATTTGTAA
- a CDS encoding lipocalin-like domain-containing protein produces the protein MSALENLVIGAWTLVSFEQESQAGEIIYPLGDDAKGSIYYLPNGYVSVHIMDVNRSENVAELLYKDKQLKYNDLGYLAYSGRYHIDEENRIMTHHIEISLYPEWIRGQQVRLIKLDGEHLQLSSNGPVGPQKIQFRLLWKRALND, from the coding sequence ATGAGTGCGCTGGAAAATCTGGTTATTGGTGCCTGGACCCTGGTTTCTTTCGAACAGGAAAGCCAGGCGGGAGAAATCATATATCCATTAGGCGATGACGCAAAAGGTTCAATTTATTATTTGCCCAACGGTTATGTATCTGTCCATATTATGGATGTAAACCGTTCAGAAAATGTAGCTGAACTACTTTACAAGGATAAGCAGCTAAAATATAACGACTTGGGTTACCTGGCCTATTCAGGGCGATATCATATTGATGAAGAAAACCGGATAATGACCCATCATATCGAAATAAGCTTATACCCCGAATGGATAAGAGGGCAGCAGGTTAGGCTAATTAAACTGGACGGAGAACATCTTCAGCTTAGTTCAAACGGCCCGGTAGGGCCACAAAAAATTCAATTCAGGTTGCTTTGGAAGCGCGCGTTAAACGACTAA
- a CDS encoding carboxymuconolactone decarboxylase family protein gives MKTTFEIKKREEVSVADQAVYNSATNQLGFVPNMYGVIANSEFALSRYVKAEFGKSSLTTKEQEVINIVVSGVNACRYCTAFHYNYLQKLGLGSDQLAEIRKGSALFNPKLDALVKFTKNIVEKRGHIDGELVDNLIDAGYSKGAVIDTILLINLRGVTNYMHAALGEFEIDFPLAPDLI, from the coding sequence ATGAAAACTACATTTGAGATCAAAAAAAGAGAAGAGGTATCAGTGGCCGATCAAGCTGTTTATAATTCGGCAACTAACCAACTTGGTTTTGTACCCAACATGTATGGCGTTATCGCAAATTCAGAATTTGCATTAAGCCGTTATGTTAAGGCCGAGTTTGGTAAAAGCTCCTTAACCACCAAAGAGCAGGAAGTGATTAACATTGTTGTTAGCGGAGTTAATGCATGCAGATATTGCACCGCTTTTCACTACAACTACCTCCAAAAATTAGGGTTAGGGTCCGATCAACTTGCCGAGATCAGGAAAGGGAGCGCGTTATTTAACCCCAAACTGGATGCGCTGGTAAAATTCACCAAAAACATCGTCGAAAAACGTGGTCATATTGATGGCGAATTGGTGGATAATCTTATAGACGCAGGTTACTCAAAAGGAGCAGTTATCGATACCATTTTGCTCATCAACTTAAGAGGGGTAACTAACTATATGCATGCGGCCCTGGGCGAGTTTGAGATTGATTTTCCGCTGGCCCCCGATTTGATATGA
- a CDS encoding tetratricopeptide repeat-containing sensor histidine kinase, producing MLGQQAFAQAEVSPVPQSLLDQLKKSKPDTSRIRILIEIGDDHLQFSQVPKPHLDSAMKFADRAIALSTLLHQTESVYEAYILKGYTYIRMNDFVNGQAYFMKAINHYHQTGAIAKEAETRASLGDLITPDSKTNDDMKIGYYRQAQSLYKKAGKQLEAIEVLKKIADVYLNQRNLPEAEKLLLQVVSEYKAANFKNLHYTYDLLAGVARLKANLRDQLYYRLLVIKSMETAKDSVHAMDFYGSLAGTYASLGMLKKAEFYYRKALQSNGSQFYYFYYFRFTTALTDNLIAQKRVGDALDVLQKAIKKQPPLNLQDKIFIDEAFGHCYQKLGQTKLAEYYYRHSVTLSDSAYLLKSINGGLHFSNIMNLVDLFIAEGDFKNASLYLKKTVPLPKERLSPISLANYELSLYQTDSASRNFETAIGHLKKYGRLKDSVYNIEQTKKVDELIYKSETEQKDRELVLQKGLVKQTVLVRNLVIGGLFMVLLLLAILYNRYRLKQRSNQLLQQQRNEIDDQNHSLQELNNKQNSLLTEKEWLLREIHHRVKNNLQTSISLLNMQSAHINNNEALSAIKDSQRRMFSMSLIHQRLYQSERMTLIDMQIYINELVVYLKESFTGRENIGMDVSIDPIDLDVAQALPLGLIINEAVTNSFKYAFPGNRKGLLKIILIEKFDKMISLVIQDNGIGFPLDEYNEHTSLGIKLMRGLADQVHGDFNLQSLPGTIISVKFSRNLLVG from the coding sequence TTGTTAGGGCAACAGGCCTTTGCGCAGGCGGAAGTATCGCCCGTTCCGCAAAGCTTGTTGGATCAATTAAAGAAAAGCAAGCCGGATACCAGCCGCATTCGGATACTTATAGAGATTGGCGACGATCACCTTCAGTTTAGCCAGGTACCCAAACCTCATCTTGACAGTGCTATGAAGTTTGCCGATAGGGCTATTGCCCTAAGTACCTTATTGCATCAAACCGAATCGGTTTATGAAGCATATATTCTAAAAGGTTATACCTACATCAGGATGAATGATTTTGTAAACGGGCAGGCGTACTTTATGAAAGCCATCAACCACTATCATCAAACGGGTGCTATAGCCAAGGAAGCCGAAACCCGGGCATCGTTAGGTGATTTAATAACGCCCGACAGTAAAACAAATGATGATATGAAGATTGGCTACTACCGGCAAGCCCAAAGTTTGTACAAAAAAGCCGGCAAGCAGTTGGAAGCCATTGAGGTATTGAAAAAGATAGCCGATGTTTATTTAAACCAAAGGAATTTGCCCGAAGCAGAAAAGTTATTGTTGCAAGTTGTATCCGAATACAAAGCCGCCAACTTTAAGAACCTGCATTACACTTACGATTTACTTGCCGGGGTTGCCCGCTTAAAGGCAAATCTTCGGGATCAGCTTTATTACCGTTTGTTGGTAATTAAAAGTATGGAGACAGCAAAAGATTCTGTTCATGCAATGGATTTTTATGGCTCGCTTGCCGGCACTTATGCCAGTTTAGGGATGTTAAAAAAGGCGGAGTTTTATTATCGAAAGGCTCTGCAATCAAACGGGTCTCAATTTTATTATTTTTATTATTTCAGGTTTACAACTGCCCTTACCGATAATTTGATTGCCCAAAAAAGGGTTGGAGATGCATTGGATGTTTTACAAAAAGCAATTAAAAAGCAGCCACCACTTAACCTTCAGGACAAAATATTTATTGATGAAGCTTTTGGACATTGTTATCAAAAACTTGGGCAAACAAAACTGGCCGAATATTATTATCGGCATTCGGTTACGCTCTCAGATTCCGCATATCTGCTAAAGTCTATAAACGGCGGATTGCATTTTTCAAATATCATGAACCTGGTAGATTTATTTATAGCTGAGGGGGATTTTAAGAATGCATCTCTTTATTTAAAAAAGACTGTCCCGTTGCCCAAAGAGCGTTTATCGCCTATTTCACTGGCCAATTATGAGCTATCATTATACCAAACAGATTCTGCTTCAAGGAATTTTGAAACTGCAATAGGTCACTTAAAAAAATATGGCAGGCTAAAAGATTCTGTTTACAATATTGAACAAACCAAAAAGGTAGATGAGCTAATCTATAAATCAGAAACCGAGCAAAAAGACAGGGAGCTTGTGCTTCAAAAAGGCCTGGTAAAGCAAACCGTATTGGTCAGAAACCTGGTAATTGGTGGCTTGTTTATGGTGTTACTATTGTTAGCGATACTCTATAACCGATACAGACTTAAGCAACGTAGTAACCAGTTACTGCAACAACAACGAAATGAGATTGATGACCAAAACCACTCCCTGCAAGAGCTGAACAACAAACAAAATAGCCTGCTTACCGAAAAAGAATGGCTGTTGCGCGAAATCCATCACCGGGTAAAAAACAACCTGCAAACCAGTATCAGTTTGCTTAACATGCAATCGGCCCATATCAATAATAACGAAGCGTTAAGCGCCATTAAAGATAGCCAGCGGAGGATGTTTTCGATGTCGTTAATTCATCAGCGGCTTTACCAATCAGAGCGTATGACGCTTATTGATATGCAGATCTATATCAATGAATTAGTTGTTTACCTGAAGGAAAGTTTCACAGGTCGCGAAAATATCGGGATGGATGTTTCAATAGATCCGATAGATCTTGACGTAGCACAGGCGCTTCCGCTGGGATTGATTATAAACGAGGCCGTAACGAACTCTTTTAAATACGCTTTTCCAGGTAATCGCAAGGGCTTACTTAAGATAATTCTTATCGAAAAATTCGATAAAATGATCTCATTAGTTATTCAGGATAATGGAATCGGGTTTCCTTTGGATGAATATAACGAGCACACCTCGCTGGGTATAAAATTAATGAGAGGCTTAGCCGATCAGGTTCATGGGGATTTTAATTTACAAAGTTTGCCGGGAACAATTATCAGCGTAAAATTTTCGCGAAATCTATTGGTTGGTTAA
- a CDS encoding MBL fold metallo-hydrolase gives MSNSINVTYLGGPTVILEISGLRIMTDPTLDPSGTLFPISAAASIEKLSDPASTDFGKIDLVLLTHDQHGDNLDHAGRELLKIVSQTLTTKIAAERLQGTSIGMVPWESVVINTPNGDELTITATPARHGPTGVEKLAGDVIGFVLTVAGNTLPQIYLTGDTVFYDGVKEVAARFKPKFVFIFAGAAKPMTPFSLTMDANDAIDTAFTFPDSTIIPVHFEGWSHYSETAETLAQSFGAFGLIDRLRMLPAGEKTELL, from the coding sequence ATGAGCAATTCAATCAACGTAACCTACCTTGGCGGACCGACTGTTATTTTAGAAATAAGCGGTTTAAGGATAATGACTGACCCTACCCTTGATCCGTCAGGAACGCTATTCCCTATCAGCGCGGCAGCATCCATCGAAAAACTTTCTGATCCTGCATCAACCGATTTCGGCAAGATCGACCTTGTACTTTTAACTCATGATCAGCATGGCGATAACCTTGATCATGCCGGCAGGGAACTATTAAAAATTGTTTCTCAAACCCTTACAACCAAAATAGCCGCCGAACGATTACAAGGCACGTCCATTGGCATGGTCCCCTGGGAAAGCGTGGTTATCAATACCCCCAACGGCGATGAGCTAACTATCACAGCAACCCCTGCCAGGCATGGGCCAACCGGGGTAGAAAAACTAGCCGGTGATGTAATTGGCTTTGTGCTTACTGTAGCCGGTAACACGTTGCCGCAAATATACCTTACGGGCGATACCGTGTTTTACGATGGAGTAAAAGAAGTTGCAGCGCGATTTAAACCGAAGTTCGTGTTCATTTTTGCCGGTGCGGCTAAACCCATGACGCCATTTAGTCTCACGATGGACGCCAATGACGCCATTGATACGGCTTTTACATTTCCCGATTCAACCATCATCCCGGTACATTTTGAAGGCTGGTCGCATTATTCTGAAACGGCCGAAACACTTGCCCAATCTTTTGGTGCATTTGGATTGATTGACAGATTAAGAATGTTACCGGCCGGCGAGAAAACCGAGCTACTTTAA
- a CDS encoding MFS transporter, with protein MKIIKEHHRGISTILAFALIPLSGFATDIYIPSLPSMATHLGVTNAAVQLSLIVFMVSSGISQLFVGSLLDSFGRYRLGTISLLVFALASISIALSHSIQLIYAMRVLQGITVALIVVGKRAYFMDTYTGEKLKHYTSLFSIIWATAPIVAPFIGGYLETAFGWQANFYFLGIATLALFVLELVYSGESLKNYQPFKAKSILQVYWSTLSTLDFSLGLVMISLSYAMLIVYGMSSPFIIEHVFHLSPVVTGYCSLLSGVSLMTGGVISKTLIKKPLLKKVWIAIALQTAFAALMIVASAFKTNLVTLMMFTAAVHLLSGFVFNNIFAYCLGRFSKNAGIASGVTGGSLYIITSVFSYGIVNVIAIKNQEFLGIAYLTFAVLACITFALFVKVSKRHQAKQETAMVLSNAVS; from the coding sequence ATGAAAATTATTAAAGAGCATCATAGAGGTATCAGTACGATATTGGCTTTTGCCCTTATCCCGCTATCGGGTTTTGCTACCGATATTTATATTCCATCGCTGCCGTCAATGGCTACTCACCTGGGGGTTACCAACGCTGCAGTGCAGCTTTCGTTAATTGTTTTTATGGTAAGCTCAGGTATTAGCCAATTGTTTGTCGGGAGTTTGCTTGATAGTTTTGGCCGTTATCGCTTAGGCACCATATCATTATTGGTATTTGCCCTGGCCAGCATTAGCATAGCGCTTAGCCATAGCATTCAGCTTATTTATGCCATGCGGGTTTTGCAGGGGATAACCGTAGCCTTGATTGTGGTAGGCAAAAGGGCATACTTTATGGATACTTACACCGGCGAAAAGCTGAAGCACTATACCAGCTTGTTTTCTATCATTTGGGCTACCGCACCCATAGTTGCGCCATTTATAGGCGGGTACCTGGAAACTGCTTTTGGCTGGCAGGCTAATTTTTATTTTTTGGGTATTGCCACCCTTGCCTTGTTTGTACTGGAGTTGGTGTACAGCGGCGAATCACTCAAGAATTATCAGCCCTTTAAAGCAAAAAGTATCCTGCAGGTTTACTGGTCTACACTGAGCACATTGGATTTTTCTTTGGGGTTAGTCATGATCTCTTTAAGCTACGCCATGCTTATAGTGTATGGTATGAGCAGCCCTTTTATTATCGAACATGTGTTTCATTTATCACCTGTGGTCACGGGGTACTGTTCGCTGCTATCGGGTGTATCATTAATGACCGGGGGCGTCATTTCAAAAACGCTTATCAAAAAGCCCTTGTTGAAAAAAGTATGGATAGCCATAGCTTTACAAACAGCTTTCGCAGCGCTGATGATTGTTGCATCGGCTTTTAAAACCAACCTGGTTACGTTAATGATGTTTACAGCTGCTGTACATCTTTTATCGGGTTTTGTATTCAATAATATATTTGCCTATTGTTTGGGCCGGTTTTCAAAAAACGCGGGGATCGCCAGTGGCGTTACCGGAGGTTCATTGTACATCATTACTTCGGTTTTTAGCTATGGTATTGTAAATGTTATTGCCATAAAAAACCAGGAGTTTTTGGGGATAGCCTATCTTACTTTCGCGGTGCTGGCTTGTATCACTTTTGCCTTATTTGTTAAAGTAAGCAAAAGGCACCAGGCAAAACAAGAAACAGCAATGGTTTTAAGCAATGCTGTTTCCTGA